The following is a genomic window from Antechinus flavipes isolate AdamAnt ecotype Samford, QLD, Australia chromosome 3, AdamAnt_v2, whole genome shotgun sequence.
CTTAACgccctgggcctcagttccctcctctgtaaaatgagacatttagGCTAAATGACCTCTAACATCTTTTCCAAGCCATGGAGCTGTGCTTTAGAATGTCATTGTCTTGCTCTGTTTCCCTGTGGAAGGCCTGAAATCagtactctttcttttcttctcccccaagTGGTGATGTCTGCCTTCTCACCCAGCTGTCTCTTTCCATGTGTCTCTCTGATAGATACCCCTGTCGGCTtgctctccatctctgtctctgtcttccctgCTCATCTTTTGTCTCTGATGcgctctcctctctccccccttctttccAACCCCCCTCCACAGCATCATTCTTGCACGACTCTGACTCAGAATCTCCCTCCGTGGCTCCATGCCcgccttctctttccccctgtccccctctccctctcctctctccctccttcccaccacatGTCTCTTCCCTGTGGGTGGGCCCCTTTCTGTGAGTCCTCATCTTTCTGTGGGTGTCTTTGCTCCCCATATCTGCATGGTTCTGTCTGTGTATCGGGATCTCCTCTTAGTGTCTCTCCGGCTTGGTCTcctcttattcccttccccccttttccaggctctgtctctctccatggTTCTATCTGTAAGTCATCTGTGTCTCATGTCCCTGAGTTTGTCTTTCTGTCAGTCACCCTGTCTTCCTGTCCTGCCTGTGTCCCCGTCTCTTCCTCGATCTCCTCCACTCTCCCTGTGTGGGACACTTTCAGTCATCTCATGAAAATCTCCATTTTGGggcctcttcccttccctcaccccaAGTCTATGTGTCTCAggttctctgtgtctctctcattgTCTTTGTCGTTCCTAGGTTCACTTTTAATGTCCCCACAGATCTCTGGCTCCCCATCTGAGATTCCCGGTCTTCCCATCTTTGGGCCTTCCCTGTTCTCAAGGGAAGGGGTGAGGGCGGGCTGAGGACTTGGGCAGCCCCTCTTGGCTTTTGGGGCCTGGCTCTCTCTCCCTGCTCTAGCTCCCTTTCTGCCTTACTGGCCGCCGGCCTCTGTCATCGCCAGGTCTCTTTATTTTCCGAAGGTCTCGTTTGTCTCCATTGCCAGGGCTCTGTGCCTCGCGCTTCTTCCATCGATAGCATCTTTCTCGGTGTCACTGGGTCACTCCGCCTCTCTCTGTTTCAGGGCTCTCGGGGTACCCTCCTCCTTCGGGCAGTGCCTGCAGGGGGCGCCTGTCTTAGCCACAATAGGGGTGGACGAGTGGGAGGGAAgctctggggttggggggggggacttTTTCTTCGTTTTGCCCCAGAAGGAGCCAGGGGGCGCCCTCCAGGGCCCGGGCTAACcagctcccctcccctccttcagGCTGCAGGAGGCCCGGGCACTGCTGCAGCGCCGCCGACCCCGAGGGCCCGGACATAGGGGCCTTCTGCGGCTGAGCCGCCAGCTGGAGAGAGCGGCCGCTGCTCCTGCCCGGGCCCCCGGTAAGCTGTTCggcccctcctttctcctctccaggGACCGATAAGGCCGTCTGGTTCCCACGCCCTGCATTGTCCAAGGGGAAACCCCTAGGGACCGTGAGCGTGGGTGGCGCCGCCGTCCCGGGCCTGGGGTGCCCTCTCCCGGGCCTTGGCGACCCCTTTCCCCAAGCCTCAGGGGACCcagggttgggggtggggtgggtggaCAGGAGTCCGGGACTCTTCACGCCCTTCTCTTaactctctcttttccctcccccaggGCGAGAGCTGAGGGACCCTGGCATCCGGCCCTTCTCTCAAGGTGGCTCCGTGACAGCGGGTGTGGGGGAGGGAGGTAAGGTgcggggcggggggagggagatTTTTGTCAGGGAAGACGTTGTCCAGAGCCGCTGACCCACGGGGCGGCCGGCCCAGGGAGCGgaccccacccccacccattTAACCCTTTCCTCGTCGCCAGCGAGGGAACTCGCAGTCCGAGTCCCGCTCCAACTCCCAAGGGGAAAGGCAGGCAGGAAAGAAAGCGGGTCCCGAGCCGGCCCGGCTGGCTAGGGAGCGAGGGGCGTCTGGCGGAACCCCAGTCCAGACAACAAAGGGGATTGTGAAGCCGCGACGGCGGCGCCGGTGGAAGGGTCTGGTCTGATTGCGGGACcgggggaagaaaagaggaagtggGGGTGTGTGTGAAGGAGAGACCCGGCGGCGCGGCCAGGAAAACTGGGAACCCTGCCTCGACCTCCGGGTTGGTCCAGCTTCCCCCAGGGCCCCTGCCTTCAGCCCCTCAAAACATCTGTAGCCCCAGAATCTTCTCCAGCTGTGCCGCCCTGCTGCCAGTTCCTTCCCTCAGCTGTAGCCCTCTCGGGCCCCAGATGTGCCCTTAGAGGCGCTGGACGCCCGACTTCTTAGTCCAGCAGTGTTCAGTCTCCTCGACCTCAAATGTACCCCCCCCCATTGCCTGCCCCCCGCCGGGACTTTGCCTTCTAACGGTACCTAGTCCTCTCTCCAGCTGTGTGGAGcggaatggggagggggggagtttCCAGGTGTGCGCCCCAAGGTCAGCTCTTGGATCATACCCCAGGAAGCGCTTCGGGGTCCCCGGCGACCCCACCTGTTCCCCACCCTCCCAACCACTTGTCGCAGCTGGGCTGGGCTAGGCTTGGCCtgaattggggtgggggggagcgcGGGGGGccgggaaggaaggaggaaggggagggaatgggTTGGGAAAAGCAGTGTGTGTGAGTGGGGAGGGGGGCGGTGATCCGGCCCGCGCTCTCCCCCGCGTCGCGCACAAACATTGGTGTTGGCACGGAGCCCGGCCCCACGCGCCCCCGTGCGGTTGCCAAAGAGCCGGGAGGGGGTTGGCCCGACTGGGTTGGgctgggccgggccgggccgggccgggccgggccaggCTGGGCTGGGTTGGGCGGGGGCGCGTGGGGCCGCCCCCTCCCCGGTCCATCCCCCTCCCCTCtgttctcctcccttcccctccctttccctcccctcccctccccgcaCTGCGCAGCGCTAGCTGCTGTCTGGGCTTGGGCCCCTCGGGCGGGCGGCGAGGCAGCACAGTGCGCAGCTATGGCGGGCGCCCGGCAGCCCCGGCGCCTAGTGCTCCTAGTGCTGTCGCTGCTGCCTTTGCTGCCCGGCCCGGCCGCCCGGCCCCGCGAGCGGCTCCGAGTACTCTTCACCCCGGCTGTGTGCCGCCTGCGCTGCACCGGGAATCGCTGCGTGCCCCACTGCGTGCGCGCCAACACCACGAGCGTGGAGAGCGGCGCCCCTGGCGGGGCACCGCCCGCGGGGCCAGGCTTCCGAGTGTGTGAGTGCCAGTCCGAGGACGGGGCCGGGACTGGGGGACAGGGAAGGGAGCCGGGAGCCCCACAGAGGAGGGAGCAGGGTGCCTCCAGGTTGGAGCAGGATAGTCCTAGAGCAAAGGCGCAGAAGAGGGAGCCAGACACCCTTTGCCAGGGGCAGGGAGCTACAAAGGAAAGGAAGCAGGATGCCCGTAGAGGGGGCAGGGAGCAACATAGTGAAGGGGCACAAGGGAGAGAAGTTTCTCCGCTTAAGGTCGGCCCTGAGCCTCCGAAAAGGCAGGGAGCCTTCGGAGGACAAAgggggcttcctggaggaggatCCGGCATTCTCAGGAGGCATCGGGGAGGTAGGACGTCCAAGCGTCCCTTTGCAGGCTATGAGACCCTGGGTGAAAGTGGGATTGCACACCTCAGAGAGGACCTTGAAGGGGGATTACAGATGTGCTCCTTCGAAGAAGAGCCTGGGGCCCAGGGAGAGCCCTCTGGCTTGACTCTCCCGACTGGGAGGCGGAATTGAGTGCTCCCCTCAGGTGCCAGCTAGGTGAACGAAGAAGGCCTTGGTAGGGAGTAGGGTGGGCAATGAGGACCACAGTTCCTGGGACGGCAAGGGGACTTTCAGCTGAGAGTAAATCCACCCCTACGTAGCTCCCCAGTCCACCTGTCCCTCTCGGTGGAGGGCAGGAGGGCGGATGGGGCGGGATTGACCCGGGCTGGGCACTGGACACCTGCCTTGCTCGGCCACCCTTTCTCCCCAGGCTTCGATTCCCCTCGGCGGGACGTCGCTGCGCCTTGCCGTGCCTCGGCTTGTGGAGCGAGGGGAGCGGGGAGCTTAGTTCCCCCATCCCGAACCTCGCTCTCTACCCCAGCTTTGCGCCTCTCCCCATCGCCTAGCTTGCCCCCGGGGGTGGCCCCCAGCCTCAGAGACTGCGGCAGCCGGCGAGAAGGGAGCTGGGGGCCCCCCGGGCGCCGGGAACAGGCCAGGCCTGGCCCGGCTCCAGACCCGGCCGGCGTGAGCTCATCTCCCGTTCGGCCCCCGCCCCTTTCCCCCGCCCCTGCCTTACAGACCCAACCCGGGGGGCCCCGGGGGAGCCAGGCGTTCAGGCCCACGATGCCAGCTCTCGTGCCAGGGGCTGAACCCTGAGACGTTGCCAGAATCCCCTGGCCTCTTGCCTGGAGAGGCAGGCGCAGTCGGGCTGCTGGAAGGGCCGGGCCTGACCTTACCAAGACCCCGGCATCTTCAGCCCCcagcccctcctctccccctcctcccaaagGGGCGGGAGGAATTGGCACTACCCCCGAGGAGCGCCCCGCCCATGGCGTGGGCCTGGCCCGTGGGAGCGGGGCTTTGCTGGCGCCAAGAACAACGGGGAAGAATTTCCACCGGACCCCTCCCGCCCCTGCGCCCgcctcccccccttcccttcccctccgaGACCCCAGTTTACGGCACCAACACCAACTCTGATCTCCGGAACTGAAATCCCTGCCCGCTAGAGTTTGGCTGGAGTACCGTCCCGCCTCTTGCCCAGAGATCCCCTCGCTTCCCTTCGCCCTCTTCACTGTGagattctctccccctccttcttctcccccgtcccccattccccccccccccagcaaccAAACTCTTAGTCCTAGCGCCTCCTCCACTCCTTGAGACCCAGGACCCCAGAGTTCCGCCCCCACTCCGGGCTTGGCTGGCCCCCGCCCGGCCCCACCCCACAGCTGTCTCCAGCTGTTGCCGCTGGCGGCTTCGGGGGCTCCCGTGGGGGAAGAGGCCGgcgggggagaaaggggagagaggaagattcAGGGCAGGACCCGCCTCTGGTCCCCCGGAGCGCCAAACAGCTGCCCACAGCTGGGTCCTGCTGGGCACGGGGCTCCAAGAAGGAAGGGGCAGAGGCGGAAAAGCCAGCTTTTCGGGGGGATAGGTTTGCACCCCTCAAGGCCCCCACGCTGAGCCAGGGGAATGTGGAGCCGCCCTCTTTGCCTCCACCGCCTTTGTTTACCCGTCCTCACCACTGGCGGCACCGCGCCCAGATGTCCCTGCGTGCGGGAGCTGGGCCCGATGTCCCATCTGGGGACCACGCGTTCTCCCTCCCGGGGTGCAGCTGGCGGAGAGAGCTAAGCCGTagagtggggtgggggaggagcgGCTGACGGAAGAGGACAtttggattgtgtgtgtgtggtggtggGGACTGTGGAAGGGGTGCTCAGCTTCTTCGAAGGGATGGAGGACAGGCTCGTCTGGCTCCTTTGAGGAGCAGAGGAAAgaactgggagaaaggaaaaagtcgGGTTCTTGGACAAAAGGAGGGGGGAACCGAGAAGAGGCTGGGGAGGGGGTACGGATTTCTGGCAGAGGGAGGCGGGGAGGGGCGGGGGCGTGACCCGccccttccatccttccctaGTCTTGTGTCCACTCTTGTGCCATAACGGGGGGGTGTGCGTGAAGAAGGACCGCTGCCTTTGCCCCCCGGACTTCACGGGCAAGTACTGCCAGCTGCCTGCCTCTCGCACGCGCCACGAGGCCCCTCCGCCTCCCCCACCTGGGGTCACCAAGTCGGTGTATACGCTGCCTCTGGCCAACCACCGGGAGGAAGAGGATGGTGAGGGCGGGAGAGAGAACACGCCCACAAAACAGCCACTTCTCTGGGTCGGGCAGCGGGAGGGGAAGTGACGGGGCTCTCAGAGGTGGGGGTGCAGTGGAGACAGGTCCAGGCCGGGTGGAAGAAGGCCTGCGTCCTCCCCAGGAGCTCCCCGGCCCTGGGTGTAGCCTTAGCCAAACTGTTCTGGGCCCGAGTTGTCCTAGCCGTAGGGCCGCATAAAAGGCACCTATGACATGTGAGGTCACGGGAAAAGAGCTGCCTTCAGactttggtctcagtttccctgtctgtaagGTGAAGGGCTTGGACTCAATGATTtccagtctcttccagctctaaatgctCTCTTCCCAACTTTCACTTATGTAATCTTAAGATCCGATTAATGCATTTGGGAGCCCTCTTCCCAGTTCACTGGCCTTAGTTTCCCCACCTGTGAAATTTCTTCAAAGTCCTTCCTAGCTTTCCATTCTTATGTAAAGAATGTTGTCCCTCCATTCTCTCTGGTGGGTTCCCAAGACCTGCTCTCCCCGAAGGCACTTAGGTTTCTCCCATGGGACCCCCACTTCCCACCCCGGGCTGGGTCACCGCCAGTCTTGGCTCAGCATGTGTTCACTCTCCTCTGACACCCGTCCCCACCCCAGGCGTGGCGTCCCTGGTGAGCGTCCATGTGGAACACCCTCAGGAGGCTTCAGTCATCATCCACCAAGTGGAGCGTGTGAGCGGCCCAGGGCCCAGCCTGGGCCCCGAGGAGTCGGGAGCTACGGGCCAAAGCCAGGCCCGGGCCTCGGGGGTGCCTTCGGACCGCGCCGCCTTGTACACGGTGCTGGCCCAGAGCAGCCCCCggggtgaggaggaggaaggtggCGGGTACACCGACACCTCGGGCTTCGGCTACTGCTTCCGCCAACTCCGCGAAGGCGAGGTGAGCCGCGGGGCTGGGCCCCCACCTCGGGAGGGCAGAGAAGGCGCCCGGCAGCGCCGAGCCCCTCCCTTTGTTCTTTGCAGTGCGCCTCCCCGCTGCCAGGGCTGCGAACTCAGGAGGTCTGCTGTCGAGGGGCTGGCTTGGCCTGGGGAGTTCACAATTGCCAGCCCTGCTCCGAGCACCTAAGTAAGAAGGGAGCTGGCCTGGGTGGGCACGAGCCCCCCAGGCCGCTGTGCCCCCTCCCTGCCCTCGCCCACTGCCAGAAGGCGCCAGGTGCCCCCCCTCCCACCTAGCCCAGCCTTCGCGCCCCCAGCGGGCGTTGTAAGTCGAAAGTTGTCCCTTTCGCTTCTCGTCCCCTCCGGGCAGAGGGAGGCCTGTTCGCAACAAGCCCCGCCCCCCTCCCGACTTTCTCTGGCCCGGGGCCGGGCTCAAGCAcgctctctttcttttccccaggcGGCGTAGGCCGGGTGGGCTCCTCGGACGCAGCGTGCCCCACGGGCTTTGAAAGAATCAACGGCTCCTGCGTCGGTGAGGGGGTACTCGAgcgtgggggtgggggtggggggctccCGGAAACGGGACTGGCCAGAGCCCGCGGGACGGGACGGGCGCAGGGGCTCCTCCAGACCGCCTGCccccatttccccctcccccttcctagACGTGGATGAGTGCTCCGAGCCGGGTCGCTGCCAACACGGGGAGTGCGCGAACACTCGCGGCGGCTACACGTGCGTGTGTCCCGATGGCTACCTGCTCGATTCTTCCCGGAGCAGCTGCATCTGTGAGAGAGCCCACCTCGGCTTCCTCCGCTCCTCCCTCCGGGAGCCGCTCACCCCTAACCCCCAATCCCAAGCTCCGCCCCACTCCTTTCCCAAAGCCCACCCTGCCCTTCTCAACCGCCCTAGTTCAGCACCAAGCCCAGCCCTCGAATGCCCCTGAAACCAAGATCCTCTGCTCATCCGACGCCATGCCCTCCTTTACTCTGCTCCAAGTCCCGCCCCCATTCCAAAACCCTGCCTCCGATTCACTCCGGGCcgctcccttccctccctctcccctctcgtCTCCCTCTTCCCAAAGTTGGCCCTCTGACCCGGGACTCTGGCCCCCGGCTCTTCTCTAGCCCAGCATGTGATCTCAGAAGCAAAGGGCCCTTGCTTTCGGGTACTCAGGGCTGGAGGCTGTTCGCTGCCCATCCTGCGCAATATCACCAAACAAATCTGCTGCTGTAGTCGGGTGGGCAAGGCCTGGGGCCATAGCTGCCAGCTGTGCCCACCTTTTGGCTCAGGTGGGCTTCGGGATTGCCCTGTAACCTGGTCTCTGTATCCTCATTCTACATCCTGCCCTCCCTCCACCATTACCTCAGCCTCCACCACTACCTCAGCCTCCAGCATCCTCTAAATCCTCCACTGATCATCCTGACTTCAATTCCCACATCCTGAGGGATTGCCCTGACCTGTAGTCACACATCCAGCCCCCAGGTCACCCGAACCCCGCGTCCTGGCTAGTTCTGCACCCCAGGTCCCTTCCCATCTCACAGACTGGCCACTCACAAAGTGATTGGAGCCATTTTACCCAGTAACACCTCCTCTAGGACCTATGCTCATGTGCATCTTTGTGCACCCAGCTCCCAGTCTGTCTCATATACCCCAGATCGATACCTCTACTAGTCCTGCTGTTTCTGTCtcctcatctctctttctctctctgtgtctctgtctctcgttctctctctttttattttccttcgcTGACCTGCTCCCTCCACCCATTTCCATGTCTCCTACAGAGGGTTTCAGAGAGATATGTCCAGCTGGCCCTGGTTATCATTACTCAGCCTCTGACCTCAGATACAACACTCGCCCCTTGGGCCCGGAACCACCCCGAGTACCCATCAGTCAGCCCCGGGTGCCTCCACCTGCCAGCTCAGCACCCCCAGTCTGGGTTCCTACGGGTAAGCTCTGAGTCTTTGAATCTCTCCATCCGCCCTGAACTAGGTGATAGGCAAAAATGGAGGATTCCCAATGCTGGGGAATGAGAGGAAGGCATGGATGGCATCAAGCACCACTGGCCCCCTTGTGCTATGATCTTGACCTGACTCTTCACTGATTTCCTTGTACAGTTGTCTGGAGCTATCCACCTACTTCCCGCCCGGAGCCCAGACCCAGACCCCGGCCTCAGCCCCAGCCTAGGCCCGAGGAACCCCTGCCCACTGTCCCCATTCAACCAATCCCTGAAGTTCCTGAAAGAGGTAAGGAGCCCCAGATGATGGGTGAACTGGGATGAGAACTCTAAGTGGAGAAGGGAGCGGAGGGGCAGAGGTTCTGGGAGCCTAAAAGAGCTTAAGGGGAGAGGGAATGAGAAGCCCATTTAATGGGGAAGGAGACTGGGCACAGAGCTGAGGCAAGACCCTGATTCTTGGCTGGTCCGCCAGGTCCACTGGCAAGAGGCGTGTGTCAGCGGAATCCCCAGATCTGTGGTCCAGGGCGCTGTATCCCCCGCCAGGGCGgttatacgtgtgtgtgtgacTCGGGCTTCTGGCTCAGCACCCATGGCACACACTGCATCGGTGAGCCTGGGGACAAAGGTGGCAGGATGGGGATCCTGGAGGGAGGAGGGCCCATCACTTCTGACTCCTCTGACTTGACCTCCCTTCCCTGTCCACTTCTCTGGGACAGATGTAGATGAGTGCCGCCAGATACCCAGACCCTGTGCCCATGGGCGCTGTGAGAATTCAGCAGGCAGCTACCGCTGTATCTGTGCCCCTGGTTTCTATGCCAATCCACAAGGCACTGAATGTCAGGGTGAGTTTTTGTCCTTTCCAACCGCTATGACCAACTCTGGGGTTAGGGGGGAGCAATAGATGTAGGATATCCCCAAAGGCCACACCTGGGCCTGAGACGGAAGCTGGAATTGTTAGCCCCCGCCCACTTCTGCTGCCCGGCTCCACTCCCATCCTTCGGTTTGCAGATATAGACGAATGCGTCCAGCAGCCCTGCACCAACGGGCGTTGCGAGAACACTCCCGGCAGCTATCTGTGCGTTTGTCCGGCTGGGTACAAGGCTGCTCCCCATGGAGCTGGCTGCCAAGGTAAGGTGGGGGGGATCGGCAGGCAGCTGGACAAAGGAAATGGGGGAGGGACACCGAGGGCCACGAGGATATGGAGGCTAGGGGATACACAGGGTGGACATGGGAAGTAGGAGCTTGGGTTTGAGGGACAAAGTAGGGCACTGAGAGTGGTCTTCGAAGCATCGGGCCTCTTGTGGAGGCTCTGCGGTCAAAGTCGGGTTGAGTTCTCAGGCTGGCCGAGGGATCCCGTGGGTCCTTGGAGAGCAAAAAGGCTTCCTGAGACGTCCACGTGGACTGGTGATGAAGTGAGTTCTGTCTCCTTTCTCAGACATCAACGAATGTGCCCAGAGCCCGGGGCCCTGTGGTTGGGGCCACTGCGAAAATCTGCCTGGCTCTTACCGCTGTTCCTGTCCACCCGGCTTCCAAGGCCCCGAGTGTGAAGACATAGATGAGTGTGCCCGGGACCCCCCTCCCTGTGGGCCCGGCCGGTGCGACAACACAGCTGGAAGCTACCACTGTGCCTGCCCTGCCGGATATCGTTCCCACGGGCCCGGAGCACCATGTGTTGGTATGATCCTCACTGCCCCTTCTGCTCCCCAGTACTGTCCCCCACGCTTTTTCTCCTATTAGGTGgagggatcatagatttaagagCTAGGAGGGAACTTAGGGGGCAtcattgacagatgaggaaactgagtcttatcTAGATCACGTGACctgccagaatcacacagctggcgTCAAAACCCAGTTCCCGGTTCTGACTCCAAAGCCGACACTCTACCCAGTGCTCCTCGTTGCCCCATTTCTTCCCTGGCCCATCTCCTGACATCCCCTTTACTGGGCCAGCCTAGGAAAAGCACATAAGCCCCCTCCCATTTCTCAGCCTTGGTTCCTCCATCTAAAAGAATGGGACATAATGGACTTGGAAACTCTAAGAGTCATTGTAGTTCTGAACTTCTGCTGAAAAGGAGACCAGGAAAGGgctctcagacacttgctagctgtgtaatactggacaagtcccttcagctgtctgagcctcagtttccctatatgtaaaacagagataaagcCTTATAATGTGATAAGAGTAGAACTCAGTAAAGCTATTATTGTAAGGGGCTTCCCTATAAGGTCACAGTAAATATGGAGGCTGGGATTGGAAACTGCATTTCTTGGCTCCAAGCCCAGTCTCTTCATTACCATTACACTGGAAACGGTAATATTACTATCTGTAtcatggtggggggaggggagggagaagagcaaTTGTACTCAATAGTTGCCCCTTGGATGGAGTGGAGGATGGACTATGTTTCAGGCAAATTATTGAAGTGGAGACTGGCATCTTACTGGGGATTCTGGCTTCTAACTCCTTGTTCAGTCCCTGGCCCTCGGTGTGATTCTGGGGAAAGCTCTTTGtctcactgagcctcagtttccctgtctgtaaaatgagacggGTTCTCTGGATGCTCTAAGAGCTCATCCCAtcaggatggagggaagggggcGGTGGCCAACCTCGGGAAGACCCTGCCAGGGTGTGCTTGCGAGTGGGAGGGGGTCTCTAGGCCCCGCGGCCCACCTATGCCGTCTCATCTCCCGCAGACGTGGATGAGTGCCAGCGAAGTCCCTGCAGCTACGGGCGCTGCGAGAACGTGGACGGCTCCTACCTGTGTACCTGCCCCACTGGCTTCCGGCTCAACGCCGCGAGCCAGGCTTGTGAGGGTGAGGGGGCGGGGCTTAAAGGAAGGGGCGGGCCTTGGGCGTCCCGAGGGCGGGGCTCATGCCCTGCCTCTGCGCCTTCTTTTCCCCCAGATATTGATGAATGTGAAAATCACGTGGCTTGCCCAGGACAGGAATGTGTCAACTCCCCGGGATCCTTCCAATGCCGGGCGTGTCCCGCCGGCCACCGGCTGCTCCAGGGCCGCTGCGCTGGTGAGATCGGCAGCGGCCCGGGACTTTTTTCACACCCAAGCCACCCAGTTGAGACACTTGTGCTGCTGACTTAGGGCCTGAGGCACATTCTCCTCCCGCTCCCATCCCTCTGACTGGGAAGACCTGAACAGTGTCCCCCACAGCCTGTGATTGAACCCCAGACCTTTCAGCCTTCTGCTCTGGGGACCCGGTGACCCCCCCCATCCTCCCCACGGGAAAGCCCTGGAACATctgcccttcccccctccccatcttgTGATCTGGACCCAGCCCTTCAGACCTCTGACCCAGAGACCTATGAGGAGATTCTGGAGCATCATCCCGGGCCTTCAATCCCTCTGACCGAGGCACAAGCCCATCGTCCTCCATCTCTCCCGATTTGGGGAGCCCAGGCCCCCAGGAGCCCCAGattccttccttcactccctcAGTTTGTTCTTgaggcctccccctccccctcccgggTGTCCAGCACTAGAGCCTCACATCCTGGCGTTCCTTGTTTTCAGACGTGGATGAGTGCAGCTCAGGTGCCCCCTGCGGACCCCACGGGCACTGCACCAACACGGACGGTTCCTTCCGTTGCAGTTGCGAGCCTGGCTACCGGCTCCCACCGGGCGGGCGACCCGGTCCTTGTGCAGGTGGGCAGGGGCATGGGGAGTCCGCGGCTGTCCGGCAGAGGCCCGGGGCTTCACAGCCCtcacctttcccctctccctgcTGCCTTCCCTAGATGTGAACGAGTGCCTGGAGGGAGACTTCTGCTTTCCCCACGGCGAGTGTCTCAACACCGACGGCTCCTTTGCTTGCACGTGTGCTCCGGGTTACCAGACGGGGCCCCGCGGATCCTCCTGTATCGGTAGGCGGGCCCTAGAACGGAAGCGAGCTTTGGAGGGACCCAGCCTGGAGCCTCGTGGGAGGAATCAGAATGTGGGCATCCTAGTCAGCGATGGGACCCAGCCTGGGGGCAGAACCGAGATCTGGGACTGGGACGGGGTCAGAGGGGATCGTTGGAGAAGCTTAGATGGGATAAGGGAGGAGGATTCATCCTTGCGCTTCCTTTCTCCCGCTGTCCCCTAGACGTGGACGAGTGCCGAGACGAGAGCCTGTGTCAGGGAGGCCTTTGCACCAACACCGACGGCTCCTTTGAGTGCGCCTGTCCTCCGGGATACCGCGCCAGTGCCGACCTCACTTCCTGCCTCGGTGATTGCCcgtccttcccctttcccccaaggCCTGGGGCTTTAGATCTCCCAGTGACTGACCCAGCCCGGGGCTGTGTTGTGTCCCCGCAGATGTGGACGAATGCCGCGAAGGAGGGTCGGCCCTGTGTGGGACTCAGCGCTGCGAGAACTCCCCAGGCTCCTATCGCTGCGTCCGGGACTGCGACCCGGGTTACTTCGCAGGTCCCGAAGGCAACTGTGATGGTGAGAAAGCCCGCGGACCCCTTTTGTGCCCAGGATAGCCCCTCCCCCGCCCGGAGGGACAAGGGGGCAAACTGGGACGGAGCAGGTCGCGCCTCCCCGGGCCTGACGTTCTGTCTGGGAGAGTTACCGCAGAC
Proteins encoded in this region:
- the LTBP4 gene encoding latent-transforming growth factor beta-binding protein 4 isoform X1, with the protein product MAGARQPRRLVLLVLSLLPLLPGPAARPRERLRVLFTPAVCRLRCTGNRCVPHCVRANTTSVESGAPGGAPPAGPGFRVFLCPLLCHNGGVCVKKDRCLCPPDFTGKYCQLPASRTRHEAPPPPPPGVTKSVYTLPLANHREEEDGVASLVSVHVEHPQEASVIIHQVERVSGPGPSLGPEESGATGQSQARASGVPSDRAALYTVLAQSSPRGEEEEGGGYTDTSGFGYCFRQLREGECASPLPGLRTQEVCCRGAGLAWGVHNCQPCSEHLSGVGRVGSSDAACPTGFERINGSCVDVDECSEPGRCQHGECANTRGGYTCVCPDGYLLDSSRSSCISQHVISEAKGPCFRVLRAGGCSLPILRNITKQICCCSRVGKAWGHSCQLCPPFGSEGFREICPAGPGYHYSASDLRYNTRPLGPEPPRVPISQPRVPPPASSAPPVWVPTVVWSYPPTSRPEPRPRPRPQPQPRPEEPLPTVPIQPIPEVPERGPLARGVCQRNPQICGPGRCIPRQGGYTCVCDSGFWLSTHGTHCIDVDECRQIPRPCAHGRCENSAGSYRCICAPGFYANPQGTECQDIDECVQQPCTNGRCENTPGSYLCVCPAGYKAAPHGAGCQDINECAQSPGPCGWGHCENLPGSYRCSCPPGFQGPECEDIDECARDPPPCGPGRCDNTAGSYHCACPAGYRSHGPGAPCVDVDECQRSPCSYGRCENVDGSYLCTCPTGFRLNAASQACEDIDECENHVACPGQECVNSPGSFQCRACPAGHRLLQGRCADVDECSSGAPCGPHGHCTNTDGSFRCSCEPGYRLPPGGRPGPCADVNECLEGDFCFPHGECLNTDGSFACTCAPGYQTGPRGSSCIDVDECRDESLCQGGLCTNTDGSFECACPPGYRASADLTSCLDVDECREGGSALCGTQRCENSPGSYRCVRDCDPGYFAGPEGNCDDVDECREYGPVLCGTQRCENTPGSYRCVPVCEPGYQPTPSGGCQDVDECRNRTFCGAHAMCQNLPGSFQCLCDQGYEGARDGRHCVDVNECETLQGVCGAALCENVEGSFLCVCPTSPDEFDPMTGRCVPPRPPARSSPQLPSNPGLPARPPPPPAPPRRPTAPRPGPGPGASSGRRECYYDTGAPDACDNILARNVTWRECCCTVGEGWGNGCRIQQCPGPETAEYQSLCPHGRGYLSPPGDPSVRRDVDECLLFGDQVCKSGVCVNTAPGYSCYCSNGYYYHTQRLECIDNDECADEEEACEGGQCVNTVGSYHCTCVPPLVLDGSRRRCVTNDSQSLDDNLAVCWQEVGPDLVCSRPRLDRQATYTECCCLYGEAWSMDCALCPARDSDDFEALCNVLRPPAYGPARPGGFGIPYEYGPDFGPGYGGLPYGPELYPPPPPPVPGLGYDPYPPPPGALPFPGPGSPYGPPPFEVPDFDSVAAGAYREPEGRPPLDSTARWRYRPRDTGGSFPEPEEEEEEEARAPYAAGRYEPFEGLQAEECGILDGCNNGRCIRVPEGYTCDCFDGYRLDMTRMACVDINECEEAEDRNSLCVNGRCLNSDGSFRCLCRAGYMPSHQPHRCVPARPQA